The proteins below come from a single Saccharophagus degradans 2-40 genomic window:
- a CDS encoding helix-turn-helix domain-containing protein — MGDRIFNVYDVFLIIAVFEALLLAVFRMVLPASNRSGKWGSYFLAAFLIVVSVDFITGLLMWNDAIPLSQSFYSNGLVLLFTFSHFARGPLFYFYVRALLFSGLQLRARHCIHALPALLAVVGVCVFGITTEDLQSRSGDVDTTQMASVIWYASNGLSIFYAAYALVWLQKYLQRLKEQFSSISSIEISWLMVLSGCFLISWSWSILINLSADLIGGGFADAMGTSHNLIRFMLMNGLVFYSLVCTSKIVNVRYSEPKQIAVKDSKDVVEQIERGIHELQLHLYPSINIDQYAEKIGVNAKAVSNALNRDLKTRFFEFINAHRVEEAKRLLEDSSKKNLSIAQIYTAAGFNNKSSFHRFFSRLVGMSPSEYRQQAQRGK; from the coding sequence ATGGGCGATCGAATTTTTAATGTATACGATGTTTTCTTGATTATTGCAGTGTTTGAAGCATTGTTATTAGCTGTTTTTCGGATGGTGCTGCCGGCCAGCAATCGCAGTGGTAAATGGGGTAGTTATTTTCTCGCTGCTTTTTTAATCGTTGTTTCCGTCGATTTCATCACCGGCTTGCTAATGTGGAATGACGCCATTCCCTTATCGCAATCCTTTTACTCTAATGGTTTGGTGCTGCTATTTACATTCAGTCATTTTGCCCGTGGTCCGTTATTTTATTTTTATGTGCGAGCGTTGCTGTTTTCTGGTTTGCAATTGCGAGCAAGGCATTGCATTCACGCTTTACCGGCGTTGCTGGCTGTTGTGGGTGTGTGTGTATTTGGTATTACTACAGAAGACTTGCAGTCGCGATCTGGCGATGTGGATACTACCCAAATGGCGAGTGTTATCTGGTATGCGTCTAATGGTTTGTCCATTTTTTACGCGGCGTATGCGTTGGTGTGGCTGCAAAAATATTTACAGCGTTTAAAAGAGCAGTTCTCTAGTATTTCGAGCATAGAAATTAGTTGGTTAATGGTGCTTAGTGGCTGTTTTTTAATTAGTTGGAGCTGGTCTATTTTAATAAACTTAAGTGCAGATCTAATTGGTGGTGGTTTTGCTGATGCGATGGGCACCAGTCACAATTTAATACGTTTTATGCTAATGAACGGGCTGGTATTTTATAGCTTGGTATGCACCAGTAAAATTGTGAATGTACGTTATAGCGAGCCGAAGCAAATAGCAGTAAAAGACTCTAAAGATGTGGTTGAACAAATTGAGAGGGGTATCCATGAGTTGCAGTTACATTTGTACCCAAGTATCAATATTGATCAATACGCCGAGAAAATAGGTGTAAATGCTAAAGCAGTGTCTAACGCTTTAAATAGAGACCTTAAAACACGCTTTTTCGAGTTTATTAACGCGCATCGGGTAGAGGAGGCTAAGCGCCTGTTGGAGGATAGTAGTAAAAAAAATTTGTCCATTGCACAAATTTATACTGCTGCAGGGTTCAATAATAAATCGTCATTTCATCGGTTTTTTAGTCGTTTAGTGGGTATGTCGCCTTCAGAGTATCGGCAACAAGCACAGCGCGGTAAATAA
- a CDS encoding TonB-dependent receptor, which yields MNKLNSFIFQSVKPMLNKNISSLMLAGVIAPLFSISAFAQDKDNVMLEEVVVTATRQALQDALTLKRETTSISDVLASGDIGEIPSLSVAEALEAIPGATTHRLKGSGSQVSLRGLGPTLGLETFNGRTVTTGSENRSVNFQQFPSELMDKIQIYKSQSADMIEGGTSGVVELKTVRPLDYGKNVTVVDVRGKFNSYAARQDENDGFGYRGSASHINQFETDFGPVGVSVGVALYDHGNPEESYNPSSSTTACVNQGWTSQEAMLAARSTSFKEDCAPTTPAGARGTAYTDATGVLASGADLNDVYIVNNSGAYRNLNDNENRRAFMGAVQWHPSDDWEFNVDLQLSSKSYEEARSEIQADNMRRGHYDVVLDPNSYNALSWKGTSQVRLDNNMYRRVEDYVGGGFAVTFTPTDRLTLDADLSYSDTHRSRNQRYVRFRTSDYIDYSFVNASDTPELTFGGNVEGGVEFDPTDLSSFDLGATIRSRKFDQKHTMEAIRLDADYAMEEGGFITSYETGIRYSTNKRVVEADDSQETGIEVIYALYTDGDMANPAVSNTELRGRIAQECGIDFPNDNFGAGTNAAKSAPWASFDTECAISLVTNGKATEGITHEQALAAAGMSDVLGDDINVSETVTAAYIKANYSTELGSIPVYGNFGVRVLETTVESIGYKVGYTAVSCNPDDAGVSYSADLCGFTEDASGDDWYLKRDGRVETLTDTNSITSFLPSVTAIFDISDEFLIRSAIYRALSRENIDWYANGYSYGEDEFDDRNGVSGVLTDDIRSASTGNPYLKPYMSWNADVSFEWYFSPESSISTAFYYKDFEATYANERVETTQTVGVFGGDESLGAGTAAPGEIVYYEQDVAVTKFVNVDQNNSLYGLELNAQTVFTMLPSPFDGLGTRLTYNYAQTDYVTQDAVWGDAVDEDGNVIVGLPNLDEASFFGQSDHSGSLTVFWDIGDLNLQWITKYRSEYLQPNLGIAAGNRWIAPFTLMDFAASYKINKTFKVRATVQNAFDEPQVGNRVSKTGNSTLWSATGPKFELGVTAKF from the coding sequence ATGAACAAACTTAACTCATTTATCTTTCAGAGTGTAAAGCCCATGCTTAACAAAAATATTAGCTCTCTGATGTTGGCCGGAGTCATCGCGCCACTATTCTCAATATCCGCTTTTGCGCAGGATAAAGACAACGTAATGCTGGAAGAGGTTGTGGTAACTGCTACGCGTCAAGCATTGCAAGATGCGTTAACGCTAAAGCGCGAAACGACTAGCATTTCCGATGTGCTGGCAAGTGGTGATATTGGTGAAATTCCGAGTCTTTCAGTGGCCGAAGCGTTAGAAGCAATCCCTGGTGCTACAACTCACCGCTTGAAAGGTAGCGGCTCGCAGGTGTCTTTGCGCGGCCTAGGCCCAACGTTAGGTTTGGAGACATTTAATGGTCGTACTGTAACCACCGGTTCAGAAAACCGCAGCGTTAACTTCCAGCAGTTCCCGTCGGAGCTAATGGATAAAATTCAAATTTATAAATCCCAGTCTGCCGATATGATCGAAGGCGGCACTTCTGGAGTGGTTGAGCTTAAAACGGTTCGCCCGTTAGATTACGGAAAAAACGTAACGGTTGTGGATGTGCGTGGCAAGTTTAACTCTTACGCCGCCCGCCAAGATGAAAACGATGGTTTTGGCTATCGTGGCTCGGCGTCTCATATTAACCAATTCGAAACAGATTTTGGTCCAGTGGGTGTGTCTGTTGGTGTTGCGCTTTATGATCACGGCAACCCAGAAGAATCTTACAACCCAAGTTCTTCTACAACCGCGTGTGTAAACCAAGGCTGGACCTCTCAAGAGGCGATGTTGGCTGCTCGCTCAACAAGCTTTAAAGAAGATTGCGCCCCAACTACCCCTGCAGGCGCTCGTGGTACAGCATACACAGATGCCACCGGCGTACTGGCAAGCGGTGCCGACCTAAATGACGTGTACATAGTGAATAACTCTGGTGCATACCGCAATTTAAATGACAATGAAAATCGTCGTGCGTTTATGGGAGCGGTGCAATGGCATCCAAGCGACGATTGGGAATTTAATGTCGATTTGCAGTTGTCGAGTAAATCCTATGAAGAAGCGCGTTCAGAAATTCAAGCAGATAACATGCGTCGCGGTCACTACGATGTAGTGTTAGACCCAAATAGCTATAACGCGTTATCGTGGAAAGGTACGTCTCAAGTTCGTTTAGATAACAACATGTATCGTCGCGTAGAAGATTACGTGGGCGGTGGCTTTGCAGTTACTTTTACCCCAACTGATCGCTTAACGCTAGATGCAGATCTATCGTACTCGGATACTCATCGTTCACGTAATCAGCGTTATGTTCGTTTCCGCACTTCCGATTACATCGATTACAGCTTCGTAAATGCTTCCGATACGCCAGAGCTTACCTTTGGTGGTAACGTTGAAGGCGGTGTGGAATTTGATCCAACGGATTTGTCTTCATTTGATTTAGGCGCAACTATTCGCAGCCGTAAGTTTGATCAAAAACACACTATGGAAGCAATTCGTTTAGATGCTGATTACGCAATGGAAGAAGGTGGCTTTATTACGTCTTACGAGACCGGCATTCGCTACTCTACCAACAAGCGTGTGGTAGAAGCGGACGATAGCCAAGAAACGGGTATCGAAGTGATTTATGCACTTTACACCGATGGCGATATGGCAAACCCAGCAGTTTCCAACACCGAGTTGCGCGGCCGTATAGCGCAGGAATGTGGTATCGATTTTCCAAATGATAATTTTGGTGCGGGTACCAACGCGGCTAAATCTGCGCCTTGGGCAAGCTTCGATACAGAATGTGCAATTAGTTTAGTTACCAACGGTAAAGCGACCGAAGGTATTACCCATGAACAAGCATTGGCTGCAGCAGGCATGAGCGATGTATTGGGTGACGATATTAATGTAAGCGAAACCGTAACCGCTGCGTACATAAAAGCAAATTACAGTACCGAGTTGGGCAGTATTCCTGTGTATGGTAATTTCGGTGTGCGAGTGCTTGAAACTACGGTTGAATCCATAGGCTATAAAGTAGGTTATACCGCAGTTTCTTGTAACCCAGACGACGCAGGTGTTTCTTACAGTGCCGATTTGTGTGGCTTTACTGAAGATGCCAGCGGCGACGATTGGTACCTAAAGCGCGATGGCCGAGTAGAAACCTTAACCGATACCAATAGCATTACCTCATTCTTGCCAAGCGTTACGGCTATATTTGATATTAGCGATGAGTTTTTAATTCGCTCGGCAATTTACCGCGCTTTAAGCCGCGAAAATATTGATTGGTATGCGAATGGGTATTCTTACGGCGAAGACGAATTCGACGATAGAAATGGCGTAAGCGGCGTATTAACAGATGATATTCGCAGTGCATCTACCGGTAACCCCTACCTTAAGCCATATATGTCGTGGAACGCAGATGTATCGTTCGAGTGGTACTTTAGCCCTGAATCTTCGATAAGTACTGCGTTTTACTACAAAGATTTCGAAGCTACTTACGCGAATGAACGCGTAGAAACCACCCAAACCGTGGGTGTGTTTGGCGGTGATGAAAGTTTAGGTGCTGGTACTGCTGCGCCTGGTGAGATTGTTTACTACGAGCAAGATGTAGCGGTAACTAAATTCGTAAACGTGGATCAAAACAACTCGTTGTATGGTTTAGAGTTAAACGCGCAAACCGTATTTACTATGTTGCCTTCACCATTTGACGGGCTAGGTACTCGCTTAACTTACAACTACGCACAAACAGATTACGTTACCCAAGATGCTGTATGGGGCGATGCTGTAGATGAAGATGGCAATGTAATAGTAGGTTTACCTAACCTGGATGAAGCTAGCTTCTTTGGTCAATCTGATCACAGTGGATCGCTAACCGTATTCTGGGATATAGGTGACTTGAACCTACAGTGGATTACCAAGTACCGCAGCGAATACTTGCAGCCTAACTTAGGTATTGCAGCAGGTAACCGTTGGATTGCACCGTTTACGTTAATGGATTTCGCTGCTAGTTATAAAATTAACAAAACATTCAAAGTACGTGCAACAGTTCAAAACGCCTTTGACGAGCCTCAAGTGGGTAACCGTGTTTCTAAAACAGGTAACTCAACCTTGTGGTCTGCTACTGGTCCTAAATTTGAACTGGGCGTAACGGCTAAGTTTTAA
- a CDS encoding methyl-accepting chemotaxis protein, with protein sequence MNEMTLTTQEIAAEAENTFSKMLSAHEQAEHSQSEVNASKEKTLDLQTDMDHACKVITQLDGDIHAIEAIIGVIESLTDQTNLLALNAAIEAARAGEQGRGFAVVADEVRTLAARTRSSTEEIKNNISALLKASVQAVDAIHSAQERTLETASSAEYVNTRIKDAVSSIATIKDLNMQIATAAEEQTRATEEMNQNIVPHCRFSRDHSRVINQK encoded by the coding sequence ATGAACGAGATGACGCTCACCACGCAGGAGATTGCAGCTGAGGCGGAGAATACTTTCAGTAAAATGCTTAGCGCTCACGAGCAAGCGGAACACAGCCAATCAGAAGTAAATGCCAGTAAAGAAAAAACGCTAGACCTGCAAACCGATATGGATCATGCATGCAAAGTTATCACCCAACTTGATGGAGATATTCATGCTATTGAAGCCATTATAGGTGTAATTGAATCTCTAACCGATCAAACCAATTTACTTGCATTAAACGCCGCCATTGAGGCCGCTCGCGCTGGCGAGCAAGGCCGAGGTTTTGCAGTAGTGGCCGACGAAGTACGCACTCTCGCTGCACGCACACGGTCATCCACTGAAGAAATAAAGAACAATATATCTGCACTGCTTAAAGCGAGTGTGCAGGCAGTAGACGCCATCCACTCGGCGCAGGAGCGCACGCTTGAAACAGCCTCCAGCGCGGAATACGTAAACACAAGAATTAAAGACGCAGTAAGCAGTATTGCAACTATTAAAGATTTAAATATGCAAATAGCCACGGCTGCCGAAGAGCAAACACGCGCAACCGAAGAAATGAACCAGAACATTGTGCCGCATTGCCGATTTAGCAGAGACCACAGCCGAGTTATCAACCAAAAGTAG
- a CDS encoding GAF domain-containing sensor histidine kinase has translation MKPAPPTLDETQRLQALRSYNILDTASEQGFDDITFIASQVCDTPIALVSLVDERRQWFKSKQGLTACETHRDLAFCAHAIHDTAPFVVNNTLEDDRFADNPLVTGPPDIRFYAGVPLICPDGYALGTLCVIDTRPRSLDDTQLTILSALARQVVAQLELRKQSTRLELANSIRARLITILTHDLRNSFQVAAGYAKRLRKKKNVLSPIQVDELAEVIEKSAVQAHELLVGMVTWSRDQQESENTVAAPVDLQSACENAISMCEPLAKAKEITLTLTGGSNSHIISNQFLLVSTLQNLISNSIKFSHKGNKVEVAIQEKASMVECSVTDHGDGMEQEDAEKLFDGSLSTSRKGTFEETGFGIGSMLISDFVKSYRGEITVKTAPQRGMCVTIAMPKNATFT, from the coding sequence ATGAAACCAGCCCCTCCCACTCTGGATGAAACTCAGCGGTTACAGGCTCTAAGGAGCTACAATATTTTAGATACCGCTAGCGAGCAGGGTTTCGATGATATTACTTTTATCGCATCGCAAGTGTGTGACACGCCAATAGCACTAGTAAGCCTTGTAGATGAACGAAGACAATGGTTTAAATCGAAACAAGGGTTAACTGCCTGCGAGACGCATAGAGACTTAGCGTTTTGCGCCCACGCTATTCACGATACCGCCCCTTTTGTAGTAAATAACACCTTAGAAGACGACCGTTTTGCCGATAACCCCTTGGTTACAGGGCCACCAGATATCCGGTTCTATGCGGGCGTACCCCTAATTTGCCCCGATGGCTATGCGCTGGGCACATTGTGCGTCATTGATACTCGCCCTAGGTCTCTCGACGACACCCAGTTAACAATACTCTCTGCCCTAGCCCGGCAGGTTGTAGCGCAATTAGAGCTTCGAAAGCAATCTACCCGCTTAGAATTAGCAAATAGCATAAGGGCTCGACTAATAACTATACTCACCCACGATTTAAGAAACAGCTTCCAAGTAGCGGCTGGCTATGCCAAAAGATTACGTAAAAAGAAGAATGTGCTGTCCCCAATACAGGTGGACGAGCTGGCCGAAGTAATAGAAAAGTCAGCGGTTCAAGCACATGAGCTGCTTGTGGGAATGGTTACTTGGTCTAGAGATCAGCAGGAGAGTGAAAATACCGTTGCCGCTCCGGTGGATTTACAAAGCGCCTGCGAAAATGCTATATCTATGTGCGAACCATTAGCCAAAGCAAAAGAAATAACCCTAACGCTAACTGGCGGTAGCAATTCGCACATAATAAGCAATCAGTTTTTACTGGTATCTACTTTGCAGAACCTAATAAGCAACAGCATTAAATTCTCCCACAAGGGCAATAAAGTAGAAGTGGCTATTCAAGAAAAAGCGAGCATGGTGGAGTGTAGCGTCACAGACCATGGGGATGGCATGGAGCAAGAAGATGCGGAAAAACTCTTCGATGGAAGTCTCAGCACCTCTCGCAAAGGCACCTTCGAAGAAACCGGCTTTGGCATAGGCTCCATGCTGATTAGTGACTTTGTAAAAAGCTACCGAGGAGAAATTACAGTAAAAACAGCCCCACAAAGAGGGATGTGCGTAACCATCGCCATGCCTAAAAACGCTACGTTTACCTAG